A genomic window from Camelina sativa cultivar DH55 chromosome 2, Cs, whole genome shotgun sequence includes:
- the LOC104743545 gene encoding probable pectinesterase/pectinesterase inhibitor 64 → MDSPKLPYSLSASSSTPFASSAVKPHRKKVLSRNCILIIIAMSSILLLLLTLLIYATVSKSSHNHRNSTPQSPPTSKDKPPPETPLPPPPIAQIRLACNATRFPDHCVASLSKPGQVPPDPKPVQIIHSAISVSYENLKTGQSKIESILDSSADNKNRTNIAKICLEILSYAQHRTESTDVAVTSGEIKDARAWMSAALAYQFDCWSGLKTVNDTKQVVDTVTFFEGLVNLTGNALSMMLSFDSFGDDVVSWIRPATERDGFWEKAGPSLGSGTTGTKANLGVPSGLTEDVTVCGNGCTHKTVQEAVNAAPDTNGTVKFVIRIKEGVYEETVRVPFEKKNVVFIGDGMGKTVITGSLNVGQPGMTTFESATVGVLGDGFMARDLTIENTAGADAHQAVAFRSDSDFSVLENCEFLGNQDTLYAHSLRQFYKQCRIEGNVDFIFGNSAAVFQDCDILIASKHSKVEQGANNAITAHGRIDAAQSTGFVFWNCSIKGTEEYMKEYQANPKGHKNFLGRPWKEFSRTVFVNCNLESLISPDGWMPWNGDFALKTLYYGEYNNTGPGSVRSTRVPWSSEIPEKHVDVYSVANFIQADEWASITA, encoded by the exons ATGGATTCTCCGAAACTCCCGTACTCTCTCTCCGCCTCTTCCTCCACCCCATTTGCTTCCTCCGCCGTAAAACCTCACCGGAAAAAAGTCCTTTCCCGTAACtgcatcctcatcatcatcgccaTGTCCTctattctcctcctcctcttaacTCTCCTCATCTACGCCACCGTCTCCAAATCCTCCCACAACCACCGCAACTCAACACCCCAATCACCACCAACCTCCAAAGACAAACCCCCGCCGGAGACTCCTCTCCCTCCTCCTCCCATCGCTCAGATCCGTCTCGCCTGCAACGCGACTCGTTTCCCAGACCACTGCGTCGCTTCCCTCTCTAAACCGGGTCAAGTCCCACCGGATCCTAAACCGGTTCAAATCATCCACTCCGCGATTTCAGTCTCCTACGAGAATCTCAAAACCGGCCAATCGAAAATCGAGTCTATCCTAGACTCGTCCGCAGATAACAAAAACCGTACGAACATCGCCAAAATTTGCCTCGAGATCCTCTCTTACGCTCAGCACCGTACCGAATCAACAGACGTCGCCGTGACGAGCGGCGAAATCAAAGACGCTCGTGCGTGGATGAGCGCTGCTTTAGCTTACCAGTTCGATTGCTGGTCAGGTCTCAAAACCGTCAACGACACGAAGCAAGTCGTCGACACCGTCACGTTCTTCGAAGGCCTCGTGAACCTCACCGGTAACGCGTTGAGCATGATGCTATCGTTCGACAGTTTCGGAGACGACGTCGTTTCGTGGATCCGTCCAGCGACGGAACGAGATGGGTTTTGGGAGAAAGCTGGGCCGAGTTTGGGCTCGGGTACTACAGGCACAAAGGCTAATTTAGGGGTTCCGTCTGGTTTAACGGAAGACGTGACGGTGTGTGGGAATGGGTGTACTCACAAGACGGTGCAGGAAGCCGTTAATGCAGCGCCGGATACTAACGGAACCGTTAAGTTTGTGATACGGATTAAAGAAGGCGTTTATGAGGAAACCGTTAGGGTTCCGTTTGAGAAAAAGAACGTCGTCTTCATCGGAGACGGAATGGGTAAAACGGTAATTACAGGTTCGTTGAATGTTGGACAACCAGGGATGACAACGTTCGAGTCTGCAACTGTCG gAGTTCTCGGCGATGGGTTTATGGCTCGTGATTTAACTATAGAGAACACAGCAGGAGCAGACGCGCACCAAGCGGTTGCGTTTAGATCAGACAGCGATTTCTCTGTACTCGAAAACTGCGAGTTTCTTGGAAACCAAGACACTCTTTACGCTCACTCTCTTCGTCAGTTTTACAAACAATGTCGAATCGAGGGCAATGTAGACTTTATATTCGGTAACTCAGCTGCTGTATTCCAAGACTGTGATATCCTTATCGCTTCAAAACATTCCAAAGTCGAGCAAGGCGCAAACAACGCGATCACAGCACACGGGAGGATCGACGCGGCTCAGTCCACGGGATTTGTGTTTTGGAACTGTTCGATTAAAGGAACAGAGGAATACATGAAGGAGTATCAAGCTAACCCTAAAGGGCATAAGAACTTCTTGGGAAGGCCATGGAAGGAATTTTCAAGGACGGTTTTTGTAAACTGCAATCTTGAGTCTTTGATTAGTCCTGACGGATGGATGCCTTGGAACGGGGATTTCGCGTTGAAGACTTTGTATTACGGTGAGTATAACAATACAGGTCCTGGATCGGTTAGATCGACTAGGGTCCCATGGAGTAGTGAGATACCAGAGAAGCATGTTGATGTTTACTCTGTAGCCAATTTTATTCAGGCTGATGAGTGGGCTTCGATCACTGCTTGA
- the LOC104743554 gene encoding chromatin assembly factor 1 subunit FAS2-like isoform X1 has product MKGGTIQISWHDGKPVLTLDFHPISGLLATAGADYDIKLWLVNSGQAEKKIPSVSYQSSLTYHGCAVNTIRFSPSGELLASGADGGELIIWKLHPSETNQSWKVHKSLSFHRKDVLDLQWSPDDAYLISGSVDNSCIIWDVNKGSVHQILDAHCHYVQGVAWDPLAKYVASLSSDRTCRIYVNKPQTKSKGVEKMNYVCQHVIMKADQQRGDESKTIKTHLFHDETLPSFFRRLSWSPDGSFLLIPAGSFKVLPTSEAVNATYVFSRKDLSRPALQLPGASKPVVVVRFCSVAFKLRGSNSAEEGFFKLPYRLVFAIATLNSVYIYDTECVAPVAVLAGLHYAAITDITWSPNASYLALSSQDGYCTVVEFEDNELGESIPISVGKKPVDSEEKQHHIGKTDELMTETRPAESNKLAEAEQNEESKQPLPSLVTTDGKDKEHHVMQKTDEVMTETRQEEEKQPMQSKVNTPVSNKPARKRITPMAIDP; this is encoded by the exons ATGAAGGGAGGTACGATTCAGATTAGTTGGCACGACGGGAAGCCGGTTTTAACCCTCGATTTTCACCCGATTTCCGGTTTACTCGCCACCGCCGGAGCCGATTACGACATCAAG CTATGGTTGGTAAATTCTGGTCAAGCGGAGAAGAAGATTCCTAGTGTATCTTATCAGAGTAGCCTTACTTACCATGGATGTGCTGTTAATACCATTCGTTTTTCTCCATCTG GGGAACTACTTGCCTCAGGAGCAGATG GAGGTGAGCTAATCATATGGAAGTTACATCCTAGTGAAACCAATCAGTCCTGGAAAGTTCACAAGTCATTATC ATTTCATCGAAAGGATGTCCTGGATCTTCAGTGGTCTCCTGATGATGCTTATCTGATTTCTGGCTCAGTGGACAACTCTTGCATTATATGGGACGTTAATAAAG GTTCTGTACACCAGATACTGGATGCCCACTGTCATTATGTTCAAGGTGTTGCCTGGGATCCCTTAGCAAAGTATGTAGCCTCTCTTAGTTCAGACAGAACATGCCGTATATATGTCAATAAGCCTCAAACAAAGAGTAAAGGTGTTGAAAAAATGAACTATGTTTGCCAGCATGTTATCATGAAAGCAGATCAGCAACGGGGTGATGAATCTAAG ACAATAAAAACCCATCTCTTTCATGATGAGACATTGCCTTCTTTCTTTCGAAGATTATCATGGTCACCTGATGGATCTTTTTTACTCATTCCAGCAG GTTCTTTCAAGGTTTTACCCACATCAGAAGCTGTGAATGCTACCTATGTCTTTTCTAGGAAGGACCTTTCAAG ACCTGCACTGCAGCTTCCAGGTGCCAGCAAACCGGTTGTAGTGGTTCGTTTTTGCTCTGTTGCATTCAAACTCCGTGGTTCAAATTCTGCTG AAGAGGGTTTCTTTAAGCTTCCTTACCGTCTTGTCTTTGCCATTGCAACTTTAAATTCGGTGTACATATATGACACAGAGTGTGTCGCTCCAGTTGCAGTCTTAGCAGGTCTCCACTACGCTGCAATAACTGATATAACATG GTCACCTAATGCCTCGTATCTAGCACTGTCCTCACAAGATGGCTACTGCACAGTAGTTGAATTCGAAGATAACGAACTAGGAGAATCCATCCCCATATCAG TCGGAAAGAAACCCGTGGACAGTGAGGAGAAACAGCATCATATAGGGAAAACTGATGAGCTGATGACCGAAACAAGACCAGCTGAGAGCAATAAACTGGCTGAAGCAGAACAAAACGAAGAGAGTAAACAGCCATTGCCGAGCTTAGTTACGACAGATGGCAAGGATAAAGAGCATCATGTTATGCAGAAAACCGATGAAGTGATGACGGAAACAagacaagaggaagagaaacagcCAATGCAGAGCAAAGTTAACACACCTGTCTCAAACAAACCAGCGAGAAAGCGCATCACACCGATGGCTATAGATCCCTAA
- the LOC104743554 gene encoding chromatin assembly factor 1 subunit FAS2-like isoform X2, protein MDVLLIPFVFLHLVFLRELLASGADGGELIIWKLHPSETNQSWKVHKSLSFHRKDVLDLQWSPDDAYLISGSVDNSCIIWDVNKGSVHQILDAHCHYVQGVAWDPLAKYVASLSSDRTCRIYVNKPQTKSKGVEKMNYVCQHVIMKADQQRGDESKTIKTHLFHDETLPSFFRRLSWSPDGSFLLIPAGSFKVLPTSEAVNATYVFSRKDLSRPALQLPGASKPVVVVRFCSVAFKLRGSNSAEEGFFKLPYRLVFAIATLNSVYIYDTECVAPVAVLAGLHYAAITDITWSPNASYLALSSQDGYCTVVEFEDNELGESIPISVGKKPVDSEEKQHHIGKTDELMTETRPAESNKLAEAEQNEESKQPLPSLVTTDGKDKEHHVMQKTDEVMTETRQEEEKQPMQSKVNTPVSNKPARKRITPMAIDP, encoded by the exons ATGGATGTGCTGTTAATACCATTCGTTTTTCTCCATCTG GTGTTCTTGA GGGAACTACTTGCCTCAGGAGCAGATG GAGGTGAGCTAATCATATGGAAGTTACATCCTAGTGAAACCAATCAGTCCTGGAAAGTTCACAAGTCATTATC ATTTCATCGAAAGGATGTCCTGGATCTTCAGTGGTCTCCTGATGATGCTTATCTGATTTCTGGCTCAGTGGACAACTCTTGCATTATATGGGACGTTAATAAAG GTTCTGTACACCAGATACTGGATGCCCACTGTCATTATGTTCAAGGTGTTGCCTGGGATCCCTTAGCAAAGTATGTAGCCTCTCTTAGTTCAGACAGAACATGCCGTATATATGTCAATAAGCCTCAAACAAAGAGTAAAGGTGTTGAAAAAATGAACTATGTTTGCCAGCATGTTATCATGAAAGCAGATCAGCAACGGGGTGATGAATCTAAG ACAATAAAAACCCATCTCTTTCATGATGAGACATTGCCTTCTTTCTTTCGAAGATTATCATGGTCACCTGATGGATCTTTTTTACTCATTCCAGCAG GTTCTTTCAAGGTTTTACCCACATCAGAAGCTGTGAATGCTACCTATGTCTTTTCTAGGAAGGACCTTTCAAG ACCTGCACTGCAGCTTCCAGGTGCCAGCAAACCGGTTGTAGTGGTTCGTTTTTGCTCTGTTGCATTCAAACTCCGTGGTTCAAATTCTGCTG AAGAGGGTTTCTTTAAGCTTCCTTACCGTCTTGTCTTTGCCATTGCAACTTTAAATTCGGTGTACATATATGACACAGAGTGTGTCGCTCCAGTTGCAGTCTTAGCAGGTCTCCACTACGCTGCAATAACTGATATAACATG GTCACCTAATGCCTCGTATCTAGCACTGTCCTCACAAGATGGCTACTGCACAGTAGTTGAATTCGAAGATAACGAACTAGGAGAATCCATCCCCATATCAG TCGGAAAGAAACCCGTGGACAGTGAGGAGAAACAGCATCATATAGGGAAAACTGATGAGCTGATGACCGAAACAAGACCAGCTGAGAGCAATAAACTGGCTGAAGCAGAACAAAACGAAGAGAGTAAACAGCCATTGCCGAGCTTAGTTACGACAGATGGCAAGGATAAAGAGCATCATGTTATGCAGAAAACCGATGAAGTGATGACGGAAACAagacaagaggaagagaaacagcCAATGCAGAGCAAAGTTAACACACCTGTCTCAAACAAACCAGCGAGAAAGCGCATCACACCGATGGCTATAGATCCCTAA